One Phenylobacterium hankyongense DNA segment encodes these proteins:
- the tilS gene encoding tRNA lysidine(34) synthetase TilS, giving the protein MLDERLLAAGPRPLAVAFSGGGDSLALLLAAEAWARRHGRELLALTVDHRLQPQSRAWTEACAATAARLGVRFEALAWEGEKPAQGLPAAARAARHRLLAAAARRAGARVILIGHTADDRLEVKAMRQAGSTTPDPRVWSPSPSWPEGRGVFLLRPLIGVRRAAIRRWLSARGEGWIDDPANDDPRFARARARRDLGPDAAPIGAAAPAPLELARHCRAGPSDGLSIARTALRQASLETAHRLVALAAVCAGGGDRTPGRGALDRVLALLRGDADVTATLAGARIEADGREVRFLREAGETARGGLSPVALRADEPAVWDGRFELTATRDGLEARALAGLSRRLPDAQRRALAALPAPARPGLPVVVDASGAVSCPLLADEGGVIVRSLVQDRLLAAAGLVEREPG; this is encoded by the coding sequence ATCCTCGATGAGCGGCTGCTTGCCGCCGGCCCCCGGCCGCTGGCGGTGGCCTTCTCCGGCGGCGGCGATTCCCTCGCCCTGCTGCTCGCCGCCGAGGCCTGGGCGCGCCGCCACGGCCGCGAGCTCCTGGCGCTCACCGTCGACCATCGGCTGCAGCCGCAGAGCCGCGCCTGGACCGAGGCCTGCGCCGCCACCGCCGCGCGGCTCGGGGTGCGCTTCGAGGCCCTGGCCTGGGAGGGCGAGAAGCCGGCGCAGGGCCTGCCCGCCGCCGCCCGCGCCGCCCGCCACCGCCTGCTGGCCGCCGCCGCCCGGCGGGCCGGCGCGCGGGTCATCCTGATCGGCCACACCGCCGACGACCGGCTGGAGGTGAAGGCCATGCGGCAGGCGGGCTCCACCACGCCCGATCCCCGCGTCTGGTCGCCCTCGCCCAGCTGGCCGGAGGGCCGCGGCGTCTTCCTGCTGCGCCCGCTGATCGGCGTGCGGCGCGCCGCGATCCGCCGCTGGCTGAGCGCGCGCGGCGAGGGCTGGATCGACGACCCGGCCAACGACGACCCGCGGTTCGCCCGCGCCCGCGCCCGCCGCGACCTCGGCCCCGACGCCGCCCCCATCGGCGCCGCTGCGCCCGCGCCGCTGGAGCTGGCGCGGCACTGCCGCGCCGGTCCGTCCGACGGGCTCTCCATCGCGCGCACGGCGCTGCGGCAGGCCTCCTTGGAGACTGCCCACCGGCTGGTCGCGCTCGCCGCAGTCTGCGCCGGCGGCGGCGACCGGACGCCGGGGCGCGGGGCGCTGGACCGGGTTCTGGCGCTGCTGCGCGGCGACGCCGACGTCACCGCGACCCTGGCCGGGGCGCGGATCGAGGCGGACGGCCGCGAGGTCAGGTTCCTGCGCGAGGCTGGGGAGACGGCGCGGGGCGGCCTGTCGCCGGTGGCCTTGCGCGCCGACGAGCCCGCGGTCTGGGACGGCCGGTTCGAACTGACCGCGACGCGCGACGGCCTGGAGGCGCGGGCGCTGGCCGGCCTGTCACGCCGACTGCCGGACGCGCAGCGGCGCGCCCTGGCGGCGCTGCCGGCCCCGGCGCGGCCGGGCCTTCCGGTGGTCGTCGACGCGTCCGGCGCGGTCAGCTGCCCGCTGCTGGCCGACGAAGGCGGGGTGATCGTCCGATCCCTGGTCCAGGACCGCCTGCTGGCCGCCGCCGGCCTGGTCGAGCGCGAGCCCGGCTAG
- a CDS encoding alpha/beta fold hydrolase, protein MSQAMSQPQRAPYRGEKVDVGGRGLRIVQAGPPPGDRPTILLEHGAFGCAADWAEVQTRLTAKGLRSIAYDRAGLGHSDPGPKPRDGRAIVADLAALVRELDEPGPFVLVGHSMGGLMVRLFALTHPDKAVGVVLVDAVTPDIMKTATGPRVVRSYGRALRLVSAGARFGMMKPVAAVASNMIGLTGLAAAEKRRIYGLADHAHWAAEEVAYWPATSDQAAEAELPANMPVAVVTAGAERSAPGLKAIQAIPALGSRYGYVEHVAGAGHASLLGRRFADPIVRGVEHVLHAAGR, encoded by the coding sequence ATGTCCCAAGCGATGTCCCAGCCCCAGCGTGCGCCCTATCGGGGCGAGAAGGTCGATGTCGGCGGCCGCGGCCTGCGGATCGTGCAGGCCGGTCCCCCTCCGGGCGACCGGCCGACCATCCTGCTGGAGCACGGGGCCTTCGGCTGCGCCGCCGACTGGGCGGAGGTCCAGACGCGGCTCACCGCCAAGGGCCTGCGCAGCATCGCCTATGACCGCGCCGGCCTCGGCCACTCCGATCCCGGGCCCAAGCCGCGCGACGGCCGGGCCATCGTCGCCGACTTGGCGGCCCTGGTCCGGGAGCTGGACGAGCCCGGCCCCTTCGTGCTGGTGGGCCATTCCATGGGCGGGCTGATGGTGCGGCTGTTCGCGCTCACCCATCCCGACAAGGCCGTGGGCGTGGTGTTGGTGGACGCGGTGACGCCGGACATCATGAAGACCGCCACCGGCCCGCGGGTGGTGCGCAGCTATGGCCGGGCGCTGCGCCTGGTCAGCGCCGGCGCGCGGTTCGGGATGATGAAGCCGGTGGCCGCCGTGGCCAGCAACATGATCGGTCTGACCGGCCTGGCGGCGGCGGAGAAGCGGCGGATCTACGGCCTGGCCGATCATGCGCACTGGGCGGCGGAAGAGGTGGCCTACTGGCCGGCGACCTCCGACCAGGCGGCGGAGGCGGAACTGCCGGCGAACATGCCGGTGGCGGTGGTCACCGCCGGCGCCGAACGCAGCGCGCCGGGCCTCAAGGCCATCCAGGCGATCCCGGCGCTCGGGTCGCGGTACGGCTATGTGGAACACGTGGCGGGCGCCGGTCACGCCAGCCTGCTGGGCCGCCGTTTTGCCGATCCGATCGTCCGCGGCGTCGAGCACGTGCTGCACGCCGCGGGGCGCTAA
- a CDS encoding aldo/keto reductase, translating to MKYHQLGRTGLYVSEICLGTMTFGGSESAGMWRAIGALQQGEVDGIVGRALEAGVNFIDTADVYSFGESERLLGQSLKNLGVKRKDVVIATKVFGEMGPGPNDRGASRGHIMDSVQMSLERLQTDHIDLYQIHGNDVVTPIEETLRALDDLTRQGLVRYVGVSNWTAWKIAKALGISEAKGYARFETLQAYYSIAGRDLERELVPMLTSENLGLMVWSPLAGGLLSGKFGPGSNNPQDARRTNFDFPPVDKDRAWKCVEVMREVGEAHGVSVARVALAWLLAKPHVMSIIIGAKTQEQLDDNLAAVDLQLTEEEITRLDDASELAAEYPGWMLARQGGTRRPKAFQKASA from the coding sequence ATGAAGTACCACCAGCTCGGCCGGACAGGCCTCTATGTGTCTGAAATCTGCCTGGGGACGATGACCTTCGGCGGCTCCGAAAGCGCCGGGATGTGGCGGGCCATCGGCGCCCTGCAGCAGGGCGAGGTGGACGGCATCGTCGGCCGCGCGCTGGAGGCCGGGGTCAACTTCATCGACACCGCCGACGTCTATTCCTTCGGCGAGTCCGAGCGGCTGCTGGGCCAGTCGCTGAAGAACCTCGGGGTCAAGCGCAAGGACGTGGTGATCGCCACCAAGGTGTTCGGCGAGATGGGCCCGGGCCCCAACGACCGCGGCGCCTCGCGCGGCCACATCATGGATTCGGTGCAGATGAGCCTGGAGCGGCTGCAGACCGACCACATCGACCTCTACCAGATCCACGGCAACGACGTGGTCACGCCGATCGAGGAGACCTTGCGGGCGCTGGACGACCTCACCCGCCAGGGGCTGGTCCGCTATGTGGGCGTGTCCAACTGGACGGCCTGGAAGATCGCCAAGGCGCTGGGGATCAGCGAGGCCAAGGGCTACGCCCGCTTCGAGACCCTGCAGGCCTACTACTCCATCGCCGGCCGCGACCTGGAGCGCGAGCTGGTCCCGATGCTGACCTCCGAGAACCTCGGGCTCATGGTCTGGTCGCCGCTGGCCGGCGGCCTGCTGTCGGGCAAGTTCGGGCCGGGTTCGAACAATCCGCAGGACGCGCGGCGCACCAACTTCGACTTCCCGCCGGTGGACAAGGACCGCGCCTGGAAGTGCGTCGAGGTGATGCGCGAGGTGGGCGAGGCGCACGGCGTCTCGGTGGCCCGCGTGGCGCTGGCCTGGCTGCTCGCCAAGCCGCACGTCATGAGCATCATCATCGGCGCCAAGACCCAGGAACAGCTGGACGACAACCTGGCCGCCGTCGACCTGCAACTCACCGAAGAAGAGATCACCCGGCTCGACGACGCCAGCGAACTGGCGGCGGAGTATCCCGGCTGGATGCTGGCGCGGCAGGGCGGCACGCGCCGGCCGAAGGCGTTCCAGAAGGCCAGCGCGTAA
- a CDS encoding M23 family metallopeptidase: protein MAEPSLARESRARHWLVDAAVGGGLALGLITAAHAALPKTSQIANPPRARLAAAPAPQAPVAPPPVLIAFQSPLPGYEVDSPFGLRQLPWEEHGRLHAGVDIAAPTGQPILAAADGVVVRTGQDPGYGRFVELKHAEGLTTLYGHLAAFDPLVAPGAALKAGSAVGRTGSTGTSTGAHLHFEIHDAKDRPLNPELFLGRSFATAEDLPLKAALRAPRRVRVAYVSNIPKSKRALMAAREEADVAASAADSAMNATVTIGADGRPRATLGL from the coding sequence ATGGCTGAACCGAGCTTGGCCCGGGAGTCGCGCGCGCGACATTGGCTGGTGGACGCCGCGGTGGGCGGCGGTCTGGCGCTCGGCCTGATCACCGCCGCGCACGCCGCCCTGCCCAAGACCTCGCAGATCGCCAATCCGCCCCGAGCCCGCCTGGCCGCGGCGCCGGCGCCGCAGGCTCCCGTCGCCCCGCCGCCCGTGCTGATCGCGTTCCAGAGCCCGCTGCCGGGCTATGAGGTCGACTCGCCCTTCGGCCTGCGCCAGCTGCCGTGGGAAGAGCACGGCCGGCTGCACGCCGGCGTCGATATCGCCGCCCCGACCGGCCAGCCGATCCTCGCGGCCGCCGACGGCGTGGTCGTGCGCACCGGCCAGGACCCGGGCTACGGCCGGTTCGTCGAGCTGAAGCACGCCGAGGGCCTGACCACCCTCTACGGCCACCTCGCCGCCTTCGATCCGCTGGTCGCGCCCGGCGCGGCCCTGAAGGCCGGCAGCGCGGTCGGCCGGACCGGATCGACCGGCACCTCCACCGGCGCCCACCTGCATTTCGAGATCCACGACGCCAAGGACCGGCCGCTGAACCCCGAGCTGTTCCTCGGCCGCAGCTTCGCGACCGCCGAGGACCTGCCGCTGAAGGCCGCGCTGCGGGCGCCCCGGCGCGTGCGCGTGGCCTATGTGTCGAACATCCCCAAGTCGAAGCGGGCGCTGATGGCCGCCCGCGAGGAAGCCGACGTCGCCGCCAGCGCCGCCGACTCGGCGATGAACGCCACCGTGACGATCGGCGCGGACGGGCGCCCGCGCGCCACGCTCGGCCTATAA
- a CDS encoding autotransporter outer membrane beta-barrel domain-containing protein, translating to MKRLFVSVALVPLLNAGVAQAETKISTATTAPVATATAAAGHADDLTIEAAGSIKPAAAGAAVTLNSPNIVKNAGTISFNNLDGSTGILVLSGGGGVINAGTISLVEDYTAEDTDKDGDLDGPLAKGAGRFGIRLTGAGAFAGDIRNDAGGAITVEGNDSAGIQVEPRLAGNLISAGAVTVTGDRSVGISATAVAGDVRVTGPVSVQGEGASAVRLGDVDGGVRLQNAFTATGYRYTDRLADAARAKLDADDLKQSGAAVRITGNVGKGVLLDRPPADANPADPDEDKDGVPDAQEGTAVLTAIGAAPALDIGSERATAIGAVGTGDDGFGLVIRGQVIGHGVNDGVAATAIRIGQAGGGTTAIAGGINNQAGVISAQAYGADVTAQGGSATALLLNAGAVVPALRNSGTIKAVLTSGSQDARAVVDLSGTLGLVENTGVIRAVSTPKTGSTAVGQAVALDLRANSSGAVVRQIKATATSQPAIVGDVLFGAGDDRLELSGGTLTGAMAFGAGADTLVLDGGASATGRLTDTDGRLTLDIREGRLSVTNTDTVQLTTLSVGAKGVLAVNIDPAANTGTAFKVSGVASLATGAQVDLSLASLLKSARSYEIIRAGSLQAGALTTTLAGAPYLYAASLRADAAANALVVDLRPKTAAELGLNRSGAEAYGAVFNALDKDRAVQAAFLAQKTQAGFAGLYDQMLPDHSGGALMSAHAISGAISQAVSQPVARQGIGETGVWAQEIMFRVDRDRDQAQGFRAQGFGLATGLELVGEANALGVSGSFVSTDYKDKGAAVGERISINVFEGGLYWRLQAGGLHADARAGLGYVRFDSDRRLGSADLNLATRGKWSGWIADVHAGASYEAQMGWAYARPELSLDYLRLTEDGYQEAGGGPAFDLKVDSRNGDLLTGEALLALGARFGDEAWWGPELKLGWRAKLSGDSGKTTARFTGGTAFTLDPEAVASGGAVARLGIKGEAQQVLYSFDAGAVFDNGYREYDVRGVVRFMF from the coding sequence ATGAAGCGTCTGTTCGTGTCCGTGGCCCTCGTGCCACTCCTGAATGCCGGCGTCGCGCAGGCCGAAACCAAGATCTCCACGGCCACGACCGCGCCGGTGGCCACCGCCACCGCGGCGGCGGGACACGCCGACGACCTCACCATCGAGGCGGCGGGCTCGATCAAGCCGGCGGCGGCCGGCGCCGCCGTGACCCTGAACTCGCCCAACATCGTCAAGAACGCCGGCACGATCAGCTTCAACAACCTGGACGGCTCGACCGGCATCCTCGTGCTGAGCGGCGGCGGCGGGGTGATCAACGCCGGCACGATCAGCCTGGTGGAGGACTACACGGCGGAGGACACCGACAAGGACGGCGACCTCGACGGGCCGCTGGCCAAGGGCGCCGGCCGCTTCGGGATCCGGCTCACGGGAGCGGGGGCCTTCGCCGGCGACATCCGCAACGACGCGGGCGGCGCGATCACCGTCGAAGGCAACGACTCCGCGGGGATCCAGGTGGAGCCCCGGCTGGCCGGCAATCTGATCAGCGCCGGCGCGGTCACAGTGACCGGCGACCGCTCGGTGGGGATCTCGGCGACGGCGGTGGCCGGCGACGTGCGGGTCACCGGCCCGGTCAGCGTCCAGGGCGAGGGCGCGTCGGCCGTGCGGCTGGGCGACGTCGACGGCGGCGTGCGGCTGCAGAACGCTTTCACGGCCACCGGCTACCGCTACACCGACCGGCTGGCGGACGCGGCGCGGGCCAAGCTCGACGCCGACGATCTCAAGCAGAGCGGCGCGGCGGTGCGGATCACCGGCAACGTCGGCAAGGGCGTCCTGCTCGATCGCCCGCCCGCCGACGCCAACCCGGCCGATCCCGACGAGGACAAGGACGGCGTCCCCGACGCCCAGGAGGGGACCGCCGTGCTCACCGCCATCGGCGCCGCGCCGGCGCTCGACATCGGCTCGGAGCGGGCGACGGCGATCGGCGCGGTGGGGACCGGCGACGACGGCTTTGGCCTGGTGATCCGCGGCCAGGTCATCGGCCATGGCGTCAACGACGGGGTGGCGGCGACCGCGATCCGCATCGGCCAGGCCGGCGGGGGGACCACCGCCATCGCCGGCGGGATCAACAACCAGGCCGGTGTGATCAGCGCCCAGGCCTATGGAGCCGACGTCACGGCCCAGGGCGGGAGCGCCACGGCGCTGCTGCTGAACGCCGGGGCGGTCGTGCCCGCCTTGCGCAACTCCGGGACCATCAAAGCCGTCCTCACCAGCGGGTCGCAGGACGCCCGCGCGGTGGTCGACCTGTCGGGGACGCTCGGCCTGGTGGAGAACACCGGCGTGATCCGCGCCGTCTCTACGCCGAAGACCGGCTCGACCGCCGTCGGCCAGGCGGTGGCGCTGGACCTGCGGGCCAACAGTTCGGGCGCGGTCGTGCGTCAGATCAAGGCGACCGCGACCAGCCAGCCGGCCATCGTCGGCGACGTGCTGTTCGGCGCCGGCGACGACCGGCTGGAGCTCTCGGGCGGGACGCTGACGGGCGCCATGGCCTTCGGTGCCGGGGCCGACACCCTGGTCCTCGACGGGGGCGCCAGCGCCACGGGCCGGCTCACCGACACCGACGGCCGGCTGACGCTGGACATCCGCGAGGGACGCCTCAGCGTCACCAACACCGACACCGTCCAGCTGACCACGCTGAGCGTCGGGGCCAAGGGGGTGCTGGCGGTGAACATCGACCCCGCCGCCAACACCGGAACCGCGTTCAAGGTCTCCGGCGTCGCCAGCCTGGCCACGGGCGCGCAGGTCGACCTCAGCCTCGCCTCGCTGCTGAAGAGCGCCAGGTCCTACGAGATCATCCGCGCCGGCTCGCTGCAGGCCGGCGCCCTGACGACCACCCTGGCCGGCGCGCCCTACCTCTACGCCGCCAGCCTGCGCGCCGACGCGGCCGCCAACGCCCTGGTGGTCGACCTGCGCCCGAAGACCGCCGCCGAGCTGGGCCTCAACCGCTCGGGCGCGGAGGCCTATGGCGCGGTGTTCAATGCGCTGGACAAGGACCGCGCGGTGCAGGCCGCCTTCCTGGCGCAGAAGACCCAGGCCGGGTTCGCCGGCCTCTACGACCAGATGCTGCCGGACCATTCAGGCGGCGCGCTGATGTCGGCGCACGCCATATCCGGGGCCATCTCCCAGGCCGTCAGCCAGCCGGTGGCGCGCCAGGGGATCGGCGAGACCGGGGTGTGGGCGCAGGAGATCATGTTCCGCGTCGACCGCGACCGCGACCAGGCGCAGGGCTTCCGCGCCCAGGGCTTCGGCCTGGCCACCGGGCTGGAGCTGGTCGGCGAGGCCAATGCGCTCGGGGTCAGCGGCAGCTTCGTCAGCACCGACTACAAGGACAAGGGCGCGGCGGTCGGCGAGCGGATCTCGATTAACGTCTTCGAGGGCGGTCTCTACTGGCGCCTGCAGGCGGGCGGCCTGCACGCCGACGCCCGCGCCGGCCTGGGCTATGTGCGGTTCGACAGCGACCGCCGCCTCGGCTCCGCGGACCTCAACCTCGCCACCCGCGGCAAGTGGAGCGGCTGGATCGCCGACGTCCACGCCGGCGCCTCCTATGAGGCGCAGATGGGCTGGGCCTACGCGCGGCCGGAGCTCTCCCTCGACTATCTGCGCCTCACCGAGGATGGCTACCAGGAGGCCGGCGGCGGCCCGGCCTTCGACCTGAAGGTCGACAGCCGGAACGGCGACCTGCTCACCGGCGAGGCGCTGCTGGCGCTGGGCGCGCGGTTCGGCGACGAGGCCTGGTGGGGACCCGAACTGAAGCTCGGCTGGCGGGCCAAGCTGTCGGGCGACTCCGGCAAGACCACCGCCCGCTTCACCGGCGGGACCGCCTTCACCCTCGATCCGGAGGCCGTGGCGTCGGGCGGCGCCGTGGCGCGCCTGGGGATCAAGGGCGAAGCCCAGCAGGTGCTCTACAGCTTCGACGCCGGCGCGGTGTTCGACAACGGCTACCGGGAGTACGACGTGCGCGGCGTCGTGCGATTCATGTTCTAG
- a CDS encoding helix-turn-helix domain-containing protein, producing MPRPAADPAKTAQTKVLRQQAGRWLKTARETAGITQAELAERVGLRYYTFVSQVESGLGRLPIETQRAWAEALGLDPRDFAQTLLRYYEPELYRLLFSDPVGRAVAQA from the coding sequence ATGCCCAGACCGGCCGCGGATCCCGCCAAGACGGCGCAGACCAAGGTGTTGCGCCAGCAGGCGGGGCGCTGGCTGAAGACCGCGCGGGAGACCGCCGGGATCACCCAGGCCGAACTCGCCGAGCGGGTGGGGCTGCGCTACTACACCTTCGTCAGCCAGGTGGAGAGCGGCCTCGGCCGCCTGCCGATCGAGACGCAGCGGGCCTGGGCCGAGGCCCTGGGCCTCGACCCCCGCGACTTCGCCCAGACCCTGCTGCGCTATTACGAGCCCGAGCTCTACCGGCTGCTGTTCTCCGACCCCGTCGGCCGCGCGGTCGCGCAGGCGTAA
- a CDS encoding calcium-binding protein: protein MGDILPFVAKVRAGGDWTAGERTRLEELADRFAAVASKVEVVFGATDEGDPWCVVKDENEEVLVHVARIDGRFVVHYALDDALNEGTDLPGALGERLSWEEVRDDVVVPFSRQAQSFIALLVAAAFFYETSRMGAPDTTHEAHGALPDLSDPPPPLPDTLDLGGKRDLTVHGAVVLASAADDPAPSPGPTAAWTPEAPLAEAAALNAAPVDDNAPAPPSLALPAAAEPASAPIVQLVSDVPAPHLVMGTAGDDRLTGGPGSDHLVGGAGDDTLSGGGAARGGVDLLEGGPGNDRIELGPQVVASGGPGADTFVVEAPARMGDASQRLGVVLDFRGAEGDRLVTAAGQPVTVVAVTTTKVEVSATFGPPTRHPDQPPTLTALVDARQVEVDLNGDGKPDGYVVLVDPAPGASAHASAESPAATDEPPVVLTGHALDYALFG from the coding sequence ATGGGCGACATCCTTCCCTTCGTGGCCAAGGTGCGCGCCGGCGGTGACTGGACCGCCGGCGAGCGCACGCGCCTGGAGGAGCTGGCCGACCGCTTCGCCGCCGTCGCCAGCAAGGTCGAGGTGGTGTTCGGCGCCACCGACGAGGGCGACCCCTGGTGCGTGGTCAAGGACGAGAACGAGGAGGTGCTGGTCCACGTCGCGCGGATCGACGGCCGCTTCGTGGTCCACTACGCGCTCGACGACGCCCTGAACGAGGGGACCGACCTGCCCGGCGCGCTGGGCGAGCGGCTGAGCTGGGAGGAGGTCCGCGACGACGTGGTGGTGCCGTTCAGCCGCCAGGCGCAGTCGTTCATCGCCCTGCTGGTGGCCGCGGCCTTCTTCTACGAGACCTCGCGCATGGGCGCGCCGGACACCACCCACGAGGCGCATGGCGCCCTCCCCGACCTGTCCGACCCGCCGCCGCCGCTCCCCGATACCCTGGACCTGGGCGGCAAGCGCGACCTGACCGTGCACGGCGCGGTCGTCCTGGCGAGCGCCGCAGACGACCCCGCGCCCTCACCGGGGCCCACCGCCGCCTGGACACCCGAAGCGCCCCTGGCCGAGGCCGCGGCGCTCAATGCGGCGCCGGTGGACGATAACGCTCCGGCTCCGCCGTCGCTGGCCCTGCCCGCCGCCGCCGAGCCCGCGAGCGCGCCGATCGTCCAGCTGGTTTCGGACGTCCCGGCGCCGCACCTGGTCATGGGCACGGCCGGCGACGACCGGCTGACCGGCGGGCCCGGCTCGGACCACCTGGTGGGCGGGGCGGGCGACGACACCCTCTCCGGCGGCGGCGCGGCCCGCGGCGGCGTCGACCTGCTGGAGGGCGGTCCCGGCAACGACCGCATCGAGCTCGGCCCGCAGGTGGTGGCGAGCGGCGGCCCGGGCGCCGACACCTTCGTGGTCGAGGCGCCGGCGCGGATGGGCGACGCCAGCCAGCGGCTCGGCGTGGTGCTGGATTTCCGCGGCGCCGAGGGCGACCGGCTGGTGACCGCCGCCGGCCAGCCGGTGACCGTGGTCGCGGTGACGACGACGAAGGTGGAGGTCTCGGCGACCTTTGGTCCGCCCACCCGCCATCCCGACCAGCCGCCGACGCTGACCGCCCTGGTCGACGCCCGGCAGGTGGAGGTCGACCTCAACGGCGACGGGAAGCCGGACGGCTATGTGGTGCTGGTCGATCCGGCGCCGGGCGCCTCGGCGCATGCATCGGCCGAAAGCCCAGCCGCCACCGACGAGCCGCCGGTGGTGCTGACCGGCCACGCCCTGGACTACGCCCTCTTCGGCTGA